A genomic segment from Pseudomonas sessilinigenes encodes:
- the folP gene encoding dihydropteroate synthase codes for MTSVSSSTRLPCGNRVLDLARAHVMGILNVTPDSFSDGGRFNQLDVALRHAEAMVVAGATLIDIGGESTRPGARVVSPLEELERVAPVVERIHRELDVIISVDTSTPAVMRETARLGAGLINDVRSLRRDGALDAAAATGLPVCLMHMLGEPGNMQDDPRYQDVTHEVGVFLAERMAACASVGIGAERIVLDPGFGFAKTLQHNLSLFKHMQALHSLGCPLLVGVSRKSMIGQALNRPVAERLHGSLALAALAVVKGAKIIRVHDVAETVDVVRMIAAVESAE; via the coding sequence ATGACTTCTGTTTCTTCCTCTACCCGGTTGCCTTGCGGCAACCGGGTTCTTGATTTGGCCCGTGCGCATGTCATGGGTATCTTGAATGTCACCCCTGATTCCTTTTCCGATGGCGGCCGTTTCAACCAGCTAGATGTCGCCTTGCGTCATGCTGAAGCCATGGTTGTGGCAGGGGCTACGCTGATCGATATAGGTGGCGAGTCGACCCGGCCCGGGGCGCGAGTGGTGTCGCCTTTGGAGGAGTTGGAGCGAGTGGCTCCTGTGGTCGAGCGCATTCATCGCGAGTTGGATGTCATCATCTCCGTTGACACCTCGACGCCCGCCGTCATGCGTGAAACCGCCCGTCTTGGTGCAGGGTTGATCAATGATGTTCGGTCTCTACGTCGTGATGGTGCCCTGGATGCGGCGGCTGCCACGGGGCTGCCGGTGTGCCTTATGCACATGCTCGGTGAGCCGGGAAACATGCAGGATGACCCTCGTTATCAGGATGTTACCCACGAAGTAGGTGTCTTCCTGGCTGAGCGCATGGCGGCATGTGCATCGGTAGGAATTGGTGCCGAGCGGATCGTCCTTGATCCTGGCTTTGGTTTTGCCAAGACCTTGCAGCACAACCTGAGCCTGTTCAAGCATATGCAAGCCTTGCACTCGCTGGGGTGTCCGTTGCTGGTTGGCGTATCCCGCAAGAGCATGATTGGCCAGGCATTGAATCGCCCTGTAGCTGAGCGCCTGCACGGCAGCTTGGCGCTAGCCGCGCTGGCGGTAGTCAAGGGGGCAAAAATTATCCGCGTGCACGATGTTGCCGAGACCGTGGATGTAGTGCGAATGATTGCGGCAGTGGAATCGGCCGAATAA